A window from Kluyveromyces lactis strain NRRL Y-1140 chromosome E complete sequence encodes these proteins:
- a CDS encoding uncharacterized protein (similar to uniprot|P42939 Saccharomyces cerevisiae YGR206W) codes for MDSKLRKVVLYHGVESSEKWPKGRKKLTLPSLQLLPDTDTAELQQVIQFNSDIEELIRQRQESKETFDKWYQETYLASKPKGLLEHLAPKRRDMRKLGTPDKDNAN; via the coding sequence ATGGATTCAAAGTTAAGGAAAGTGGTATTATACCATGGAGTTGAATCGTCGGAGAAATGGCCCAAGGGGAGGAAGAAGCTAACTTTGCCCAGCCTTCAGTTGCTGCCGGATACAGACACTGCTGAATTGCAGCAAGTAATACAGTTTAATAGCGATATCGAGGAATTGATACGGCAACGACAAGAGAGCAAAGAGACGTTCGATAAATGGTACCAGGAGACGTATCTTGCATCGAAACCAAAGGGACTACTCGAACATTTGGCACCAAAGAGACGAGACATGAGGAAACTTGGGACCCCTGACAAGGATAATGCAAACTGA